TTCCTCAGGACCACCAAGGTCGATCTCGAAACCGGCAAGGGCGAAACCGCGACCGACATGCAGTTGCTGCAAAACAAGGCGATGTTCGCGCGCATCAAGTATCAGGCGCTGGCGATCGTCGTGGTGGCGATCATCCTCGCCGTCTCGCGCTAGACGAGCCGCCGATCCCGGCGCATAGGCGCTGTCATGGTCAAGCTCACCAAGATCTACACCCGCACCGGCGACGACGGCACGACCGGACTGGTCGACGGTTCGCGCTGTCCCAAGCATTCCGCGCGGATCGCCGCGATCGGCGCGGTCGATGAAGCCAACAGCGCGATCGGGCTGGCAGTCTGCGCCATCGATGGGGCCATCGACGGGGAGGCGCATCGCGCGCTGCTGACCCGCATCCAGAACGACCTGTTCGATCTCGGGGCGGACCTCGCCACCCCCAGCGACGGCGGCGATTTCGCGCCGTCCGAGATGGTGCTGCGGATCGTGCCCGCCCAGCCGCAATGGATCGAGGCGCAGATCGACGCGCTCAACGAGCGGCTGGACCCGCTCACCAGCTTCGTCCTGCCGGGCGGCAGCGAGGCGGCGGCGCGCGTCCATGTGGCCCGCGCCACGACCCGTGCAGCCGAGCGCGCGATGACTGCACTGGCGGGCGAGACCCCGACCAATCCGGCGGCGCTCGCCTATATCAACCGGCTTTCCGACCTGCTGTTCGTGCTCGCCCGGGTGCTCAACGACAATGGCTCCGCCGACGTGAAGTGGATCCCGGGAGCGAATCGCTAGCCAATCCTGCGGCCCACGGCTAACAGGCCGCTTGCTGCACTTGCGAAGGGATTGCTGCCATGCGGAATATTGCTGTCATCGGGGCCGGGCAGATGGGCACCGGCATCGCCCAGACCGTGGCGCAACACGGAATGCAGGTGATGCTCTCCGATATCGACCTCGCCGCTGCCGAGGCGGGCAAGGCCAAGGTCGAAGCGGCGCTGGTCAAGCTCGCCGGCCGCGGCAAGATCGAGGCCGGCGAAGCCGAACAGCTGCTCGCCCGCATCACTCCGGTCGCCGACTACGCGCCGATGGAATCCGCCGATCTCATCATCGAAGCCGCGACCGAGCGCGAGGAGATCAAGAACGCGATCTTCGACGCCGCCGGAAAGGTCCTCGCGCCGACTGCGATCATGGCGTCGAACACCAGCTCGATCCCGATCACCCGCATGGCCAACCATTCGCCCGATCCGGCGCGGTTCATCGGGCTGCACTTTTTCAACCCGGTCCCGGTGATGGGCCTGATCGAAGTGATCCCCGGCCTTGCCACGGCGCAGGTCACCACCGACCGCGTGACAGCCTTCGCCAAGGGGCTGGGCAAGGAAGTGGTGCTGAGCCAGGACGAGCCCGGCTTCGTCGTCAACCGGATCCTGCTGCCGATGATCAACGAGGCGGTGTTCGTGCTCGGCCAGTCGACCGCCGGGATCGAGGATATCGACAAGGGTTGCCGGCTCGGTCTCAACCACCCGATGGGGCCGCTGCAGCTCGCCGATTTCGTCGGGCTCGATACCTGCCTCGACATCATCAACGTGCTCTACCGGACCACCCGCGACAGCAAGTATCGCCCCGCCCCGCTGCTGGTGAAGTATGTCGAGGCCGGCTGGCTCGGCCGCAAGACCGGGCGCGGGTTCTACGATTATTCGGGCGAGGCGCCCGTTCCGACGCGCTAAATCGGAACCTGGTGCAGGGTCATCCCGTTGGTTTTGCAAAGGAGCATTTGCATGACCGATACTAGGAACCCCGTCAGCCAGGAGCAGCGCCAGGCCGGGCTCGCCCCCGAAACCCACAATGACGAGCAGGACGATCACCGCGCGCAGGCGCAGGAGGTCGCCCAGCAGGCGCAGGACGGGTCGCATGGCAAACCCGGTGGAACCGAAAGCCGCAAGCCCGCGTCACCCGGCGTCGATGGCGTTGCCGGAAACGAGACGGACCTGATCGATCAGATGCGCGATATGGAAAAGTCCGGACGGATCGACAATGGCGCGTTCGAAGGCGAACCCAACCACGACGACGATACGAGCAAGTACAAGGACGGCTGACCGCACGCCCTGCAGCGCTTCGCAGGCAGGCCTACTTCACCTCGTCGACCGGACCGCCGCCCGGCGACAGGCCCTCGGGCACCGCCGGCTGGCTGGTCGCGCGCCCGACCTTGTCCGACCGGTCGCGCGCTTGCCGCGCTGCCGGTTCGCCCCGATCCTTGGACGCGGATCGTTCGTCCTGCGCCCCGGCATCGTCGTTCTTGCGGGAATCGTCCTCGTCGACGAGGTCCGAGCTTTGGGCCGGGTCGGGATCGAATCCCTCGGCATTATCGATCAGCTCTTCGTCGGATACCCAGTCGGCAATGTCCGGCTGCGGCGGGAGCGCCTGCGATTGCTGGGTGCGCTCGACGACGCGCACCGGCGTTGCCGCTCCTTCCGCCCCGTCGACATCGACGCCGCTGAGCGAATTGTCGGTACCCATCAGCACGGCCGCCCCGGCCAGCGTGATCCCGGCAAATGCGAGCGCAACTTTGCTGTTTTCGAACAAGATTCTCGACATGCGGGCGACGATAGCCCGATTTGGGTTAACGTTTGGTGGAATTGAGCCCGCGCTTGAGGTCGTAGAGCAGGTCGAGCGCCTCGCGCGGGGAAAGGGCGTCTAGATCGGTTTCGCGCAGCCGCTCGGCCAGCGTGTCTTCCGGTGTGGCTTCGGGCACGGGGGAGGCGGCGGCGAACAGCGGAAGATCGCCCAGTCCCGCTGCAATCCCGCCGGTTTCGGAGCGCGATTTCTCCAGCTTCGCGAGCACTTGCCGCGCGCGCTCGACGACCGGCGCCGGGACCCCGGCGAGCTTGGCCACGGCGAGACCATAGCTGCGATCGGCAGGCCCCTCGGCAAGCTCGTGCAGCAGCACCAGATCGCCTTTCCATTCGCGCGCGCGGACGTGGTGGAGCGAGAGCGCCTCGCAACTTTCGGCGAGCCGGGCGAGCTCGTGATAGTGGGTCGCGAACAGGCACAGGCAGGCGATGCGCGAATGCACCGCCTCGACCACAGCCCAGGCCAGCGCCAGCCCGTCATAGGTTGAGGTTCCGCGCCCAACCTCGTCGAGGATCACGAAGCTCCGTTCGGTCGCCTGCGTCAGGATCGCGGCGGTCTCGATCATCTCGACCATGAAGGTCGACCGGCCGCGAGCAAGGTTGTCGGATGCGCCGACGCGGCTGAACAGCCGATCGACCATGCCGATTTGCGCCGACCCGGCGGGAACGTAGCATCCCGCCTGCGCCATCAGGACGATCAGCGCATTCTGGCGCAGGAAGGTCGATTTGCCGCCCATATTGGGGCCGCCGATCAGCCACAGCCGGTCGCGGTCTGACAGGCTGCAATCATTCGCAACGAACCTCTCGCCGGTCTTCGACAAGGCCGCCTCGACGACCGGGTGACGCCCCGCCGCGATGGCGATGCCCGGTTCGTCCTCGATCTGCGGGCGACACCAGTCGCCTTCGCTGGCGCGCTCGGCATTGCCCGCCGCAACGTCGATCCGCGCCAGCGCGGCGGCGGTGGCGGCGATCCGTTCCCGTGCAGCCGTGACTTCCCCGACCAATTCCTCGAAATGCGCGTCCTCGGCGGCGAGCGCGCGTCCGCCCGCTTCGGAAATCCGCGAGGCCTCTTCGTGCAGCGCCAGCGAGTTGAAGCGCACCGCGCCTTTCATCGTCTGGCGATGGGTGAAGCCGCTATCGGCCTCCATGAACCTGTCGGCATGGCGGCTGGGCACCTCGATGAAATAGCCGAGCACGCCGTTATGCTTGATCTTGAGGCTCGCGACCCCGGTTTCCTCGCGATAGCGGGCCTCCATCCGCGCGATGGCGCGGCGGGCATTGCCGGAGATTTCGCGCAATTCGTCGAGCCCGGCATCGTAGCCTTCCGCGATGAACCCGCCATTGGCGCGTTCGGTCGGCGGCGAGGGGACGAGCGCGCGATCAAGCAGGTCGGTGAGCGCGCCGTGGCCGCTGAGCTGCGGAAGAAGCGTATCGAGTAAGACCGGGCGGTCGGCCTCGGCCCTGAGCCAGTCGTGCAGCCGCCGCGCTTCGTTCAGCCCGTCGCGAATCTGTCCGAGATCGCGCGGGCTGCCGCGTCCGGCAACGATCCGTCCGAGCGCCCGGCCAATATCGGGCAGAGCGCGCAGGACGTCGCGCAGCTGCGCCCGTTCGATCGGCCGGTCGCGCCAGAACTGCACCAGCGCCAGACGATCCTCGATCTGTGCGCGGTCGAGCAGCGGGGCGGAGAGGTCTTCAGCCAGTAGCCGCGATCCAGCTCCCGTGGCGCAGCGATCAAGCGTGGCAACCAGACTTCCCGCGCGTCCACCCTGCTGACTCTCGAGGATCTCGAGACTTGCCCGCGTGGCTTCGTCCATCGCCATGCCGGCCTTGGCCGCACGCAGGACCGGGGGCAGCAGCAGCGGCAGGGTGCCGCGCCCGACATAGTCGAGATACCCGATCAGCCCCCCCGCCGCCGCCAGCATCGCGCGCGAAAAGTCGCCGAAGCCGTCGAGCGTGGCGACCCGATGCACCCGCCTGAGCTGCGCCTCGCCTGCATCGCTGGTGAAATCGGAGCGGTTGTGAAATGTCGTATCGTCCGGCCCGAAGTCCCACTCTTCTGGCACCACCACTTCGGTCGCGCCCAGTCGGGCCAGCTCTGCGCCCAGCATCTCCGGTGCGCATTCCTCCAGCACCATCGCCCCGGTCGAAATGTCGCAGCTGGCAATCCCGATCGTCCCGCGCACGCCCGCCAGTGCCGCGAGCATGTTGGCCCGGCGCGGTTCGAGCAGCGCTTCCTCGGTCAGTGTGCCCGCCGTCACGAACCGAACGATATCGCGCTGCACCAGCGCCTTGGACGAGGGCTTGCCCTCGCGTTTCGCGCGCGCCTTCGCTTCCTCGGGCGTCTCGACCTGTTCGGCGATCGCCACCCGCTGACCGGCCTTTATCAGCCGTGCAAGGTAGCCTTCCGCCGAATGCACCGGAACCCCGCACATCGGTATCGGGTCGCCGCCGTGTTCGCCCCGGCTGGTCAGCGCGATGTCGAGAATGTCGGATGCCACCCTGGCGTCGTCGAAGAACAGCTCGAAGAAATCGCCCATCCGGTAGAACAGCAGCGACCCCTCGGCCTCGCGCTTGAGCGCGAGGTATTGTTCCATCATCGGGGTTACTTTGGCGGCCATCCGACTGGCCTAACCGGGGCCTCGCCGATTCGGAACGGTTCCGGCGGCGCTTTCCCCTATCGCTTGTGCCGCGACCGGGCTAAGCGCATCGCAATCCATCCGGCGAGACTTGTTCAGAGGGGCTTATGGCCGACGACCGCACACCGTCTTTCACCACGCGCGAGGCGCTGTTCTACCACGAGACGATCCGTCCGGGTAAGCTGGAGGTGGTCGCGACCAAGCCGATGACCTCGCAGCGCGATCTCAGCCTGGCCTATTCGCCGGGCGTCGCCGCGCCGGTCGAAGCGATTGCCGCCGATCCCTCGCTCGCCGCGCGCTACACCGCGCGCTCGAACATGGTGGCGGTGATTTCCAACGGCACCGCGATCCTCGGCCTCGGCAATCTCGGCGCGCTGGCATCCAAGCCGGTGATGGAGGGCAAGGCGGTGTTGTTCAAGCGCTTCGCCGATGTCGATTCGATCGATATCGAGCTCGATACCGAGGACCCCGAAGCGTTCATCAATGCCGTGGCGCTGATGGAGCCGAGCTTTGGCGGCATCAATCTTGAAGACATCAAGGCGCCCGAATGCTTCATCATCGAGCAGGCGCTTCGCGAGCGGATGAAAATCCCGGTGATGCACGATGACCAGCACGGCACCGCGATCATCGCCGCCGCCGGTCTCATCAATGCCTGCCACCTGACCGGCCGCGAGCTCAAGGATTGCAAGATGGTGGTGAACGGCGCGGGTGCCTCGGCGCTGGCCTGCACCGCGCTGATCAAGGCGATGGGGATCCGCCACGAAAACGTGATCGTGTGCGACCGTTCCGGCCCGATCTATCCGGGGCGCGACGATGTCGACCAGTGGAAGAGCGCGCACGCCGTGCCGACCGAGGCGCGCAGCCTCGAAGAGGCGCTGGTCGGCGCGGATATTTTCCTCGGCCTGTCGGCGGCCGGGGCGCTCAAGCCCGAATGGGTGAAGAAGATGGCCGACAAGCCGATCATCTTCGCCATGGCCAACCCGGTGCCGGAAATCATGCCCGATGAAGCCAAGGCGGTGCGCCCCGATGCGATTATCGCCACCGGGCGCAGCGATTTTCCCAACCAGGTCAACAACGTGCTCGGCTTCCCCTTCATCTTCCGCGGCGCGCTCGACGTGCAGGCGACCACGATCAACGAAGAGATGAAGATCGCCGCCGCACAGGCGATTGCCGCGCTGGCGCGCCAGAGCGTGCCGGAAGAAGTGGCCAGCGCTTATGGCCGCAACCACAAGTTCGGCACCGACTACATCATCCCCGCCCCGTTCGATCCGCGCCTGATCGAGGTCGTGTCCTCGGCGGTGGCGAAGGCGGCGATGGATTCGGGCGTGGCGCAGGCGCAGATCGAGGATTTCGACCAGTACCGCCACGCGCTCAAATCGCGGCTCAACCCCACCACATCGGTGCTGACCGGGGTTTACGAGGACGCGCGCAACAACCCGCGCCGGATGGTGTTCGCCGAGGCGGAGGAAGAGGTGGTGCTGCGCGCCGCGATCCAGTTCCGCGATTTCGGTTACGGCACCCCGATCCTGGTCGGGCGGACCAAGGCGGTGGTCGACAAGCTGCACCAGCTTTCGGTCAGCGACCCCGGCAGTTTCGAGATTCAGAACTCGGCCGACAGCGAGCACGTGCCCGCGATGGTCGATTATCTCTACAAGCGTTTGCAGCGGCGCGGCTATACCGAGCGCGACGTGCGCCGGATGGTCAATCAGGAGCGCAACGTCTTCGCCGCGCTGCTGGTCGCGCTGGGGCATGGGGACGGGATGATTTCGGGCCTGACGCGGACCTTCGCGCAGACCGCGAAGGAGATCAACCGCGTGCTCGATCCCAAGCCGGGCGCGCTGCCGTTCGGCATCCACATGATGATCGGCAAGAACCACACGACCTTCCTCGCCGACACCACGATCAACGAACGCCCGAGCGCCGAGGAACTCGCGCATATCGCCAGGGAAACCGCTGCGGTCGCGCGCCGCATGGGCCACGAACCGCGCGTCGCGTTCCTCAGCTATTCGACCTTCGGCAACCCGTCGGGCCAGTGGCTCGCGAATATCCGCGAGGCGGTGCACATCCTCGACCGCGAGGACCCAGGTTTCGAATACGAAGGCGAAATGGCGCCCGACGCGGCGCTCAATCCCAAGGTGATGGAGCTCTACCCCTTCAGCCGGTTGTCCGCGCCCGCCAACGTGCTGGTGATGCCCGGCCTGCAATCGGCCAACCTTTCGGCCAAGATCCTGCGCGAGCTCGGCGGAAACGCGACGATCGGTCCGATGCTGATCGGGATGGAGAAGCCGGTGCAGATCGTGCCGATGACGGCGATCGCGCCCGACGTGCTGACGCTGGCAGTGCTGGCGAGCGCGGGGGTGGTGGGTTAACCCACCAGCTCCTCAATCGGGACATAGTCGAGGTCGTACCCGAAATACCTCGGGCTGAAGACGGCCAAGCCTGCGTCGGTGCGCCATAGCGGGTCGGAGCGAAAGCCCAGCACCGCCACCGCCTGTCCGTTCTCGTAACCGGGGTTCACGATCCCGTCGGCGCTTTCGAGGTCGATGATGCTGATGAGATCGGGGCAGGTCGCCACCAACGCGCCGTCGCGGCGTGCGACGAGGTGCTCGTTCTTGACGTCGGTTGCGAAGCTCTGCCCCGCGAAGTCGCCGGTGCCTTTAAGCCTGACTGTGCCTTGCAGAAATCCGTCCTCGTCACGCCATTCGGTGCTCGCAACCGTGCCGGTGAACAGCAGGTAGCCGTCGCCAACGGCGCGGGCGGCTTCGATCGGGTCGCCGCCCGCCGCTTTCGCCTCGCGCACCGCTGCGCCGATATTGCGAGCAAGGGTCAGGCTGCCGGTCACCAGCGTGCCGTCCTGTTTCGCCTGCGCGCCGGTGATCGGGCTGTCCGCGACGCCGCAGGCACGGCTGACCACCGCGACGCTGCGCAAGATATCCTCGGCGCGAGTGGGGTCGCCGAGCGTTTCGATGATCATCTCGTCGCCGAACGGAGTGGCCGCGCCGATCGGGGTGAGCGGTAGCCCTGCGACCTTGACCGAGTGCTGGTTGATCTCCGGCACGGCTCGTCCAACCGTATCGGCATCGAGCGCGGGCACGCCCAGCCGCGCAGCGATCGACAGCCCTTCGGCGAGGCTGAGCGGTCCGATCTCGCCGAGGATCACGCCGGCGAATTTCTGATCGAGGTGCCGTTCGAGCGCCTCGAACGCGGCCTGCACCGGCTCCTCGACCTTGTTTGCGATCGCGTCGAGCCGCGCCTGCATCTCTGCGCTGGTCTCGGCGAGACTGGCGAGGCCATAGGGGCAGGCGACGCGGTCAGTATCGGCGAGCGCCGACACGGGCAGGGCGGTGACGATCAGTCCCGCGGCAAGGTCCTTTGCGACCAGTTCGCGGGCTGCTTCGAGGCTGCCCCCGCCGCCGGTGCCGAGATACGAACTCCCGACCAGCGCATCCTCCAGCGCTTCGGCGTCCAGTACGGTTGCGTCGGGATTGGCCGCCCGTTCGCCGCCAACCTCGCCCGGCGCGATCTCGCGGCACGCCGCCAGCGCGCCTGCCGCCACCACCAGTCCGCCCATGAATTGCCGCCGTGAAGTCATTCGCGTTTCCCCCGTCAAGGCAGGGATCGTGGCCGAGCGTATCGGCAATTGCAATTCTGCCGGCGCACAGCTGCTTGCAGCAACGCCCCTGCCGCGTGCGGCCTGGGCCGGAATCAATCGTCGAGCGCAATCTCGGTCGAAAACTTGATGCGCGAATAGACGACGTACGACGTGCACCGCCGGACGGCCGGATCGGCGAGAATGTTGTCCTCCAGCCAGACTTCGTAGTGGCTCATGTCCGGCGCGCGCACATGCAGGATCATGTCCACCTCGCCCGTCACGCGGTAACATTGCGAGACGGCGGGATCGTTCAGGAACCTCTTCTTCAGAGCGTCGTAGCGGCTCGAATGCTCTTCGTTCATCGACACCGAGACGATGATTTCGATCCCGGCATAGCGATGATTGAGCAAGGCGACCTCGCGGTCGATCACGCCTGCGGTGCGCAGGCGTTTGATCCGTCGGCGCACGCTCGATTCGGAGCTGCCGACGACTTCGGCAATCGCAGCCAAGGGCTGGCCCGCATCATTTTGCAGCACGGTGAGAATTCGCCGATCGAGCGAATCGAGCTGCATTTGGCGCTTATTGTTCATTTTGTGCGCTCATATGGCGTTTTGCGTTCAATGGAAGGGCATCTTTGCGCACCTGCGCAAAGCGGCCTTTGCTATCCAGCAGAAATGACAGAGAAAATTCGCATCCCCACCATCGCACTCGTCGGCATCATCGCCAGCCTGGGGACCGCCACGCCGACCCTGTCGCAGGAGTACGATCCGGTGGTTACCCCTGCACCCGGCGATCGTGATGTGACAGCCGAGATCGTGCGGCACGACAACGGTCGTCTGGCCAAGCGCGCGTTCCGGAAGGATGGCGAGGTCAACGGCCTGTTTCAGGAATGGAACGAGGACGGGACCCTCAAACTGATCGCCGAATGGAAGGACGGCAAGGGCGAGGGAGTGTGGATCTATTTCCACCCCAACGGCATCGTCAGCGAACGGTCCTACGTTACCCAAGACAGATGGCATGGGCCGAGCGAAGGCTGGCACGAGAACGGGCAAAAGGCGTTCGAGGGCATCTTCGAAATGGGGGTGAGGCAATCGCCCTTCCGCTACTGGGACGAACAGGGGCGCGCCTACGGCCCAGCGGCGCAGCTGCAGACCCGGAGCCGCTCGCCTCAGGCGATCCTCGACGGTTTCTTTCCCGATGGGTTCAACGCCTGGGACGTGACGTTCAGCATCGACCTGCAGACCATGTTCGTCGGCACCGGCGATGACGACGGCAAGAACCGCCGGATCCTGATGCGGCGGTGGCAGGGCGGGGAATGGTCCGCGCTCGAACCGGCCCCCTTTGCCGATCTCTCGGCTGCGGAAGGCACGCCGATCTCCAGCCATGACGGCGAATATGTGTATTTCAGCAGCGATCGCCATAAGGTCGCAGAGCCGGACAACCAGCGGCGCGATCTGTACCGGGTGTCGCGCCGTTCGGGATGGGGCGAGGTCGAGCGGATCACGGCAACGCCCGCCTACGGCGAAGTGGCGCTCACCACTGCCGAGGGGGGACTGGGCGTGATGTGGACCGATCGCAGGCTCGATGGCGAAGCGCGGATCGGACTGTATGAAGTCGCAATCGGCCCCGAGCCGGAAAGTTTCCGGATCGTTCGCAACATCAACGATCTCCACACCGGGGACAGCTCGGGCGAGGCCTATCCGGCATTGTCGCCCGATGGCAGTTATCTGCTGTTTTCGAATTACGATCTGGCCGGCGAGGGCAGCAGGGAAGATCTCTACATCGTCATGCGCGAGGGTGACGGCTGGGCGTCTCCAAAGCTGCTGGCCGCGCCGTTCTCTTCCTCGGATAACGACAGTGCCGTGCAGGTGCTGGCTGACGGGTCGCTGATTTTCAGCCAGTCGGGCGCCAGGGGAACGCGCTTCTATTCGGTTGCGATCGAGGCCCTGTTGCCTGCCGCGAAATAGAAATCACCGCCGCCGGAAGCGGAAGTACCACACTTCGTGGCCGAACACTTCGCGCGCCTTCGTTTCGTAGCGCGTTTCGCACCACCCGCTCGGGCGGTTCTGCCAGCTTGACGGCCCTTCGACGACCCATTCGAAGACGTCGGTGAAGCGCTGCATCACCATCAGCGCGTGGCGCAGATAGACCGGGTGATCGGTGCCGAACCGAAACTCGCCGCCGGGCTTCAGCTTGTCGGCGAACATCTGCACCGGGCCATCGTTCATCATCCGGCGCTTGGCGTGCTTGTTCTTGGGCCACGGATCGGGGTGAAGCAAATAGAGCATCGTCAGCGCGCCGTCGGGCACGCGCGCAAGCACTTCCAGCGCATCGCCATTGTGCAGCCGGATGTTGGCGAGCCGTTGCTCCTCAATATGGGTCAGCGCCTGCGCCACGCCGTTGAGGAACGGCTCGGCGCCGATGAAGCCGTGATTGGGCAGCAGGTCGGCGCGATAGGCGAGGTGTTCCCCGCCGCCGAAGCCGATTTCGAAATGCAGCGGGCAATCCTCGCCGAACAGTGCTTGCGCGGTCACCGGGCCCTCGGCGGGCACCGCGATCTGCGGCAGGAGGTTGTCGACCAGCGCCTGCTGCCGCGCGCGCAGCGGCTTGCCCACCGATCGGCCATAAAGCCGGCTGAGCGTCGTGGGATCGCCTTCCTTGAATGCAGTCATGGCCGGGCGGGTAATCGGGCAGCGCGCGGGTGTCCAGTTCAGGCTTCGACCAGCAACACATGCGCGCGCATCGGTGCGAGCAGCGAGCCGTCTTCCTGCCGCCACTGCGTCGTCGCGCTGTCCATCTTTTCGATCAGACGCTCGATCACGGCGTCGCTGGCCGGATCGTCGAAGTCCATGATCGGCTGGAGCGTGCCATCGGAGGCGGGGCGACCGAGAAAGGCGAGATCGAACAGCACGAATGTGCGCGGATCGGGCAGGTGAGAGAGCCTGCTTTCGGCTTCGAGCGCAATAACGCGGAAGCCTGCTTCCTCGGCCAGCCGGGCGATCGTGCGGCGGTCACCGAAGGCGAACGGGCCGAACGGGACGAGGTCGTCACCCAAATCCTTTGCGATGATCCGTTCGAATGCGCCAAACACCGCATTGCCGTCTTCGGCGCGGCACCACGTGGAGAACGCCGCGCGCGTCCCCGGCTTCAGAACGCGGCGGACTTCGCGCAGGGCGGCAGGCTTGTCGGGAAAGAATTGCAGCCCCTGCTGGCAGATTGCGGCGTCGAAATGGTGGTCGTCGAACGGCAGTTCGCTCGCGCTCGCAACCGAATAGCGCACTGTTTCTCCTGCAGCCGGATCGAGCGCTTCGGATTTGGCGATCATCGGCGCGGCGACGTCGATCGCTTCGATTGCCGCAACGCCGGGCAGGTCGGCGGCGAGGCGGCTTACCAGGCCGGTGCCGCAAGCGAGATCGAGCAGGCGACCTACAGGGCGAAGCGTGTCGAGCAAGGCGCGCGCCCACGGCGTGAAGGCGGGCTCGAGATAGGCATGGTAAAGGTCGGGCGGGGTCCGACCGGCGAGGAAATCTGGCACAAGCGGCATGGCGTGGCTCCTCCGGGCGAGGCGCGCAGCATCTCACCAAGCGAGCCCGTCGTCCAGTCGCGGAGCCTCGGTACCGGGCGACAACGAAAAACGCCCGAAGCGCGAGGCTCCGGGCGTTCTTTCACGGAAGACTGAATTCGTGAAGAATTACGCGGCTTCGGCCTCGTCCTGCGGATCGCGCAAGTCGCTCGGGGCGGTGCCTGTCCAGAGGGAGGGCGGGGGTTGAGCCGCGGGTCGCATTGCGGCTAGGCGGCGGCGCGATGGAACAGTTGCAGACATTTTTCGCCCAGCAGGTGCCGTGGGTACAATCGCTGATCGGCCTGGCGTTGCTCGCGATCGCGGCGCTGGCGATCAATTTCCTGCTCAAGCGCGTGATCCTGCGCGCCGCCGCGCCCTATCTCGATACGCAGACGCTGACCTCGGACAAGGCCGCCGCGTGGCTAGCCACGGTCATCCCGCTGGTGATCGTTTCGCGCGGCATTCACTATGTCCCGAACCTCTATCCGGAAGTGGCGATCGTTATCACCAATGTCGCGCGGGCGCTGATCGTGTTCTCGATCGCGATGGCGATCGCCAAGGGGCTGACCTATCTCAACGAGCTCTACGAGCGCCAGCCGCGGTCGAGGAACCGCCCGATCAAGGGC
The Erythrobacter sp. JK5 DNA segment above includes these coding regions:
- a CDS encoding Lrp/AsnC family transcriptional regulator; protein product: MNNKRQMQLDSLDRRILTVLQNDAGQPLAAIAEVVGSSESSVRRRIKRLRTAGVIDREVALLNHRYAGIEIIVSVSMNEEHSSRYDALKKRFLNDPAVSQCYRVTGEVDMILHVRAPDMSHYEVWLEDNILADPAVRRCTSYVVYSRIKFSTEIALDD
- a CDS encoding PD40 domain-containing protein is translated as MTEKIRIPTIALVGIIASLGTATPTLSQEYDPVVTPAPGDRDVTAEIVRHDNGRLAKRAFRKDGEVNGLFQEWNEDGTLKLIAEWKDGKGEGVWIYFHPNGIVSERSYVTQDRWHGPSEGWHENGQKAFEGIFEMGVRQSPFRYWDEQGRAYGPAAQLQTRSRSPQAILDGFFPDGFNAWDVTFSIDLQTMFVGTGDDDGKNRRILMRRWQGGEWSALEPAPFADLSAAEGTPISSHDGEYVYFSSDRHKVAEPDNQRRDLYRVSRRSGWGEVERITATPAYGEVALTTAEGGLGVMWTDRRLDGEARIGLYEVAIGPEPESFRIVRNINDLHTGDSSGEAYPALSPDGSYLLFSNYDLAGEGSREDLYIVMREGDGWASPKLLAAPFSSSDNDSAVQVLADGSLIFSQSGARGTRFYSVAIEALLPAAK
- a CDS encoding tRNA (guanosine(46)-N(7))-methyltransferase TrmB; the protein is MTAFKEGDPTTLSRLYGRSVGKPLRARQQALVDNLLPQIAVPAEGPVTAQALFGEDCPLHFEIGFGGGEHLAYRADLLPNHGFIGAEPFLNGVAQALTHIEEQRLANIRLHNGDALEVLARVPDGALTMLYLLHPDPWPKNKHAKRRMMNDGPVQMFADKLKPGGEFRFGTDHPVYLRHALMVMQRFTDVFEWVVEGPSSWQNRPSGWCETRYETKAREVFGHEVWYFRFRRR
- a CDS encoding class I SAM-dependent methyltransferase — encoded protein: MPLVPDFLAGRTPPDLYHAYLEPAFTPWARALLDTLRPVGRLLDLACGTGLVSRLAADLPGVAAIEAIDVAAPMIAKSEALDPAAGETVRYSVASASELPFDDHHFDAAICQQGLQFFPDKPAALREVRRVLKPGTRAAFSTWCRAEDGNAVFGAFERIIAKDLGDDLVPFGPFAFGDRRTIARLAEEAGFRVIALEAESRLSHLPDPRTFVLFDLAFLGRPASDGTLQPIMDFDDPASDAVIERLIEKMDSATTQWRQEDGSLLAPMRAHVLLVEA